In Vibrio pomeroyi, the genomic window AGCAAGACAAGCTAGTGAAAGATGGTATGCAGATTGGTCGTAAATACCCTCAAGAAGCGAAAGAGTACAACAAGAAAGGTGGCATTGCAGCTCTAGCAATGGGTACAGCAGCAGGCGCTACAGCGGCAGTTGTTCAACCAGTAACGCTACCAGCAAAAATCGACGCTAACGCATCAAATACTGCAGAAGAAATGCTTTATTTCTGGTACGAGAAAGCTGACGCTGAAACCAAGCAGAAATTCAAAGAATACGTGAACAAGTAGATCGATTTATCGCTCGTTCAAACGAAAAAAGCTGGCACATTGTGGCCAGCTTTTTTGTATCTGTTTCAATGAATAAGTGTTCCCGCTAAACCAACTCAACAGGGAACGCTTCCCCATCAATTTTTGTTGGCCAGCCTAATAAGCCATATTCAGCAGCCAGTAAATGTGCACAACGGCTTGATACTCTGGTTTTAATCCAGTCGCCTATTCCACATACCTTGTATTCCAAAACGGCCATTTTCATAACAACTTACTCCATTTAAATCTAAATTTATAAATACAGAGTGGAAGTTATAGAGATAGTGGATTCATGTATGTTCCAAAAGGAACACAACACTGCAGTTTACCCATAAAGTTGTACATGTTCTGTTCTCAATCATCAAAGTAGGGATTACTTGAACAAAGTGATCGAGATAGCTGAGATGGGTTAGACGACTAAGGCTTTATATCTTCGACGGGGTTTCGCATCATCAAGTTCATTGGCGAAATTCGTTCATAAAGCCCTTCGATATCCGAAATGAAGACCTTGCCTCTTTGAATGGTCACCAAACCCGCTTGTTCAATACCCTTCAGTACTTCATTTAACCTCGACCTTGAGATTCCGGTAATCGTGCTCAATTGAGTCTGTGACACATTAATACTGACCGTTGCACCCGTTATGTTCGTTTGACGAGCGGCAAGCTCTAAGAGCACATAAATCGTTTTCTGTTCTTTCTCGTGAATCGATGAGAGATAAGCCTGCATCCAAATAGATTGGGCTCGGGTTCCGCAATGAAGCAGCCATTTAAAGACCATGCATTGCTCCTCAGCCAGTTCTAATACCTTATCGGCTGGGAAAAGTATCATAGAGATGGGCTCAACCTCTTCTGCAACGGCAAATAGGTTGTATTCAGCGTGAATCGTTAAGGCACCCATCCAATCGCCCTTTCCGATGACCCCACCAGAAAGGCTCTTCATGTTCTCGGTTGAAAAGCAGATACCTGCAGAACCGCTGAGAATATAAAAAACACCTGGCAGGTTTTGAAACTTTTGCGTGATCTCAAGGCTGTGGATACCTGTTTTGAAAACAGCAATCTCAACTAAGCTATCGATCAACTCTTGTGGCAACTCACACGGCCACTGTATTTGTTCACTGATTGTTGGTTCTAGCAACGGTTTAATCCTCCTCCGACAATCGCTGTACAAGGTTAACGTTGTATACCCAGATCTTTAGAGATCTCCTTTAAATGTAGTTCATCCTCTCGGAGGTAAGAGGTTTTTGTTTAAATAAAATCTTATATCTTAGTAGGTTAAGTCATTTACTTAGTTTGTGAATCGTGGGCAGGCGAAACAAAAAAGACCAGCAATGGCTGGTCGTTTCTATTTTTTGTGAGGGATAGATTAAAGATCACTGACTTGTTCAAGATACGCTTGAACGACATCTCGATATTGCTGCTTCAATGACTCTTCGATAAAGCTCGCTTCGATGGCATTCAAAGTAAACTGCGCCAACTCTTGTTGCGTCATCTCATGAGCTTGGCTTACTGCGTTGAAGTTATCCGACATGTAGCCACCAAAGTAAGCCGGATCATCAGAGTTAATGGTGACAGCGACGCCCTTTCTCAACAGTTCGACAATGTTGTGCTCTTCCATAACATCAAACACTCGCAATTTGATGTTAGATAATGGACACACGGTCAGCGGCATTTTCGTCTCAATCAATTCGGCGATCAAAGCACCATCAGTCATGCACTGCACACCATGATCGACACGACTCACGTTGAGCATCTCAATCGCATCGATGATGTTTTGAGCGGGCCCTTCTTCCCCAGCATGAGCCACAGTCAAAAAGCCTGCTTGTTTAGCCTGTTGGAATACGCGTTTAAACTTCTCTGGTGGGTGCCCTAGCTCTGAAGAATCGAGTCCAACGCCAATGATTTTATCTTGATGCTTTAACACATCGGCGAACGTTTGAATCGCGCTCTCTTCAGATAGGTGACGCAAGAAACAGGCAATAATTTGAGAGGTAATACCCAGCTCTTTTTCTCCCTGTTCCAGTGCACGATGAATACCATTAATGACCGTGTCGAATGCAATACCACGATCGGTATGTGTCTGAGGATCAAAGAAGATTTCGGTGTGAATGACATTATCAGCTTTACAGCGTTCTAAGTACGCCCATGTTAGGTCATAGAAGTCTTGTTCAGTGCGCAGCGCATCAGCACCTTGATAATAAATATCAAGAAACGACTGCAAGTCATCAAATTCGTATGCGCGCCTTAACTGCTCTGGGGATGAATAAGGCAGGTCAATGCCGTTGCGTTGAGCCAGTTGGAAAAGTAACTCGGGTTCAAGTGAGCCTTCAATGTGTAAATGCAGCTCTACTTTTGGAAGCCCTTGAATAAATGCGTTCATATTTCACCTACTATGGATTTTAGGTGTGCACTTACTCTGAATAATAGACAGGATATTTTTGAACGCCATTACAAAGAGTAAGAACACAATCGTGATCTAAACCCTTCGTAATCAGCACTTTGCGGGAGCTGGTAGAGACCCCCAAACCATATCATTGGGGTTATACGAAGCAAACGGTTGCTACTATACACCGTTCAACAGAGATTTACAGGGTTCGACGGAGAATTACATCGCTCAGCTGGGATTTCACTAACCAATGACTCAATAAAGTCCTGAGGCGATAGACCCAATTTATTCAGAACAACATTCGACGCTTGGGTTGACAGGCTTTAGCTATTACCGCTATTTTTGTCTTAAACCCCTAATGACGGTCAATATGAAAGACAACCAATTTGATAGCTTTGAAGAGCTGCTCTCTCACCAAACCAACATTTTGACCGCTTGCCAACCCAAAGACTTCGACAGCACTTTTGCCTTGCTGGCAAGAGAAGCGCTTACTTGGTTTAAGCTCGACAGGCTCACCCTATTCCCAAACTCTATGATTCTTTTGGACACAGGTAAGAGCATTTCAGTGTCTAAAACAGATACCCCACCGCTTGAAATGGAACGCTTTCTAAAAGGTAACTATCTTGATTACCTTAAGCTTTTACGTTCAAAAGAGTGTTGGCAATTGTTCCCAGAAGAGACACTTAAGAACCACAAGCTCGACCCGTTACGTGTACTTTATGAAGAAGGTGCACATTGGCACGGCATTGTGAGCCTTTCGTTATTTGGACAACAATGGGGCGCTATCGGCTTCTCACGTTTCAACCGCTACGATACACCCATTGAAGCGGCAGATATGAAGCGCATCAAATTGCTCAGTGATATTTGGCTCTGCTTTTGGCAGCATTCTAAAATGACACGCAGTGTCACCAGCGATGAAGAAAACAACATCAATGAAAGTGAAAAACTGCTGTTACTGACCAAAAAGCAATGTACTGTTCTGACTCAACTGGCCCAAGGCTATACAGCAAAACAATGTGCGGAGATTCTGTTTCTGAGCCCAAGAACCATTGAATCACACAAATACCGCATGTTAGACATTCTCGAACTCGATAATCACACTGAGTTGATTCAATTTGCGCTACGCAATGGTTTTGGGATCGACAATAAATAAGCCTGTCATCAAAAGCAGGCCTGTCATCCAACGAGCCTTCCCGAGCAATAAACGCCACAGATAACATAAAGCCCTAAACCATGAACAGTTTCGGGCTTTATGTTATCGCTATTGTATTCGCCATTTCAAATCAGACGAGTCACTAATATCAAAGGTAATCAGGTCTGATTCTCGACATCAGCAACATATCAATGTACTTGCCATTTTTGAATGTACTCAATCGCTTAGTCCCCTCTAACTGAAAGCCAGCGCGTTCGTACAAAGCAATCGCACCGTGATTATCGGCATGCACTTCTAATTCAAGTCGAACGAGGTTAAGCCAGTTATCGGCCTGATTGATCGCTTCTTGCATTAACGCCTTACCTACCCCTTGACCGTGGTTGTCTGGGTGAATCGCAATCCCGAGACCAGCACAGTGTCTGTCTCGAACCTTGGTCGTCATAAATAAGGTAATGTGCCCGACGACTTTACCTGAGACTTCAGCGACTAAAGTGAAATGGTCTAAGTGACCAAACAGTCGCTCCACTTGATCAGAGCTGAGGAAAGGCTTTTGTGAGGTGTTTTCTGATACTGATGGATAGCGATAAATATCAAAAATATCTTTATTGTCTGTGAGTTCTAGATGTCTAATTTGTATTTCCAAAGCGCTTCCTTACTATCTGATCTTTTTAACTGAACGACTTTCATACTACGGATAGCAACGAGCACCTACAACCTTAAAGGTTATAAGTGCTCGAAATAATTAAACAGATAATAAACTCAACGAAATCTTAGCGTTATACAGCGCTTCGGAATATCTAACTCTTAGAACTTATAGTCGACACCGACGCTCGCGAGTACCTGTTCAGAGTTATAGAAGTCGATATTGGAATCAATCGTTCTTAGACCCAGTAAGGTGATAAACGACCAATCTTCATAGCCCATCAATCCGCCAAATTCATACGCTAAGAAGGCACCGTATTCGTTCTCTTCACGCGTTTTTCCATAAATAGGATTCGCTTCATCATACTGACGATCACTGGCATCCAATGTGACAACAAAGCCATGACGGCCAATTCTCTTCGCATAATTCAATTCGATACCGTAGCTATCAAAGCTGAGTGCACCGCCTTCCGCATCTGAATTGAAATACACCATAGAAGGTACTAGCAAGCCGGATTGGTTTGGCAATATAAAGCGATAACCTGCTTTAGCGTACAGATAGCTTCTTTCCCTATCTAACAGCGCTGCGTCTTGTGCCGCTATGGGTTGAGTACCTAAAGTGCCCGATAATTCATCATCAACATCAGATTCACCAATCGCGAAATCCGTTTGAAAGGCCGTTCCGCCAATGTTGGTCAGTTGTAGTCGTCCTACATTACCTTTCACATCGGTTTCGTTTCGATTGACACCAACGGCGTAAGGATCCGACCAAGCCTTACCAGAGATAAGCGTTGGCAACACAGAGACATCTAAGATGGTGCCGCCAGAGAGTTGATGTCTGTAACCAATCTCAAACGCTATGGTACCGGTGGCGATATCCTCTCGGGTAGTACCGGCATAAACTTGGTGAGTTAAAGATTCACCAAAGGTGTATTGAACGGTTCCAAGAAAGCCAAGTAAGCCTTGGTTTTCACTGTCTCCTTCCATGGTATTGGTTGCTTGATTCGAGTTTTGCTCGGTACTCAGATTACTGCTGTCTGAATAGAAACCGGCCAAAACACTGAAGTTACCGCTGAAACCTTCACTTGGAGCAAGGCCACTATAAGCAGGCATTGAAGCAAATGCCGAAAACACAACTGGTAAAACAAACCTCATATTCACATCCGTTATTTGAATAATCACCCACTAACTATAAGTATCAAAATGGAATTATAACAAGTATTTAACGTGTATTTTTTATCCATCTGATGACTTTGGCTACTGAAGTAAGTGTCACCAAGGTGCAATAAGTTGATCTATCGCTTTTAGGCTTTCGTAATACCTCTCGGAAATAACAGACAAACTCAAAGGACTACAATATGTTTAATCATTTAAGCAAGACTCTGTCAGTATTGGTTGCAACGCTTCTTTTCACAGTTTTTGCGCATGCAAATCATCATGGTATGAAGAAAGACATCGTTGATGTAGCAGCAGAAAACGGCTCGTTCACCACACTCGTTGCAGCGGTAAAAGCAGCAGGCTTAGTGGATACATTGAAAGGCGACGGACCATTTACCGTATTTGCCCCAACCGATGAGGCTTTTGCAGCATTGCCAGAGGGAACGGTCGACATGCTGTTGAAACCAGAGCATAAAGACAAGCTCGTCGCAGTACTGACTTATCATGTCGTACCTGGGAAAATTATGGCGGCTGAAGTCATGAAACTGAACAGTGCAGTCACAGTCCAAGGTGAAGCTGTAATGGTGGGGATTGATCATGGCAGTGTGATGATCAACAAAGCCAAAGTCGTGATGCCAGACGTTGAAGCAAGCAATGGTGTCATCCATGTGATTGATGCGGTCCTACTACCAAAATAATTAATGGTTAAAGTTGGTAATAAGCCTTCAGAAATTCTTTAAAGGGTGTGACTTATTCACACCCTTTTCGTATTTAGAGCCAACTGAGTTTCGTCATCAAAGAGTGTGAGCTTACTTTTACGAATACAGTTAGACAAAAAAGCGCCCGAATATCAAAAAAGCCGCCATCGATACGACCTTGGTAAACACCACTACCCAAATACAGTCACCAATACTCGCGTGCGTTGCCTTCCCGAGAAGGAATACGAAAAGGATCAGCCCTAGAGCCCAGCCTACAGTTGGAATCAACGACACTAGAGCAACGATAACAGCGATGGTCAGAAGGGATTTAAAATCGGCAACAACAAAAGACATTTTCGAGGCAACGTACATACAACATGCCGTGATTAAAGCATCCATTACAAACGCCAAAGCTTCTATTCCCACTTGGATTCCTCAATTAAACTAAATCAGCCTGCATACTATATACAACCCAGAAAAAGTTCTTAAGAATATGGTAAAAAAGCCACCAACAAATGTCGCAAATTTGAGAATTATGAGAAATAAAAACCGGTCATTCATGTCGGTTATTTCTTATGTTTTTCAAAGCCTTTGGTTAATGTTTTGGGACGAGCTGCATTCGTTTATTGATAGGAATCGGAGACATCTTTGTCTTCTCGACTGATACACAGCAGATACAGATTGATAACGACAGAAAAAAAAGAAATAACGACGACAGAGATCGGGAATAGCCCTTCGAAGCCGAACTTCAAAGCCAATACCCCTGCCGCCAATGAAAGAGAAGAAACTAAGACGAGGATTTTATTACTAAGTACAATATTCATGAGCCACACTCCATGTAGTCTTATTAGTTTAGATTAGACCAATAAAGATGCACATAACTCGAAGTCGCCGACACTATTGATGGTTAGCTCAAGCTATTGAACCACTTTCTCCATCACGTAGTTTGTCAGTTTTACGCCTCGCATATCGACTTCTTGCTCATTCACAACCTTGAAGCCAAGGTGTTCATAGAAAGGTCGGGCGGTAATACTCACCTCTGAGAAGTATCGAGAAACACCGCGCACTCTTCCAACTGAAAATACGTGCTCCATCAAAGCTCTTCCTACGCCTTTGCCTTGATATTCATGATGACAGAAAAAATGGTCAATCAGTCCACTCGGTTGAAGGTCAGTATACCCAACAACGCGCCCGTCTAATTCGGCCACAAAGGGCTGTATGCGACGAAGACATTTCTCCCACAGTTCCGAATCAAAGTCACTTGGCGCCCAAGCTTCGACTTGTTCTTGAGAGTAATCGCGAACGTTAATGTTACGAACGGTATGAAAATAGATCTCCCATAGCGCTTTGCTATCACTAGGTTGGTAATTTCTAATTCTAACCACGACATACTCCTCTCATGTCTTTAGTATTTTAAATGCATTTACGTATCGAACTGAATTGGTCATTGATAAGCGAATATCGAGGCTATACCACTCTTGTCACTGATGGATATTTTTCAGAGGCAAACTCATGGTAAATATCCGCCAAATAACGCGCGAGCTCTTCCTCAGCTAAGTCTGATGGGATCACCACATCATAAACTCGAGAGTGCATCGACGTATCTGATTCACGATATAGTAACCACTCTTCGCCTTTGCGTTGTATCAACATACTTTGATGGAAGACCTGAAATTTTAAAAACATGCGTGTTCCTTTGGCCAAAAAGATACATAGCTAGACAGCTAAATAGATTACTGCCTACGTTCACTAACTAACGATAAAATACAGCCAGCCAGATGGTAACAGCGTCTTTATCGGTTCCTTGAACCTTGTGCTTGTCTCTTGCAGCGATGTTGATGTAATCCCCTTTAGACAAGGTAACAACACGTCCATCTTCAAACTCAATCACACCTTGTCCTTCGATCACCATCACCCACTCATGTTCGTCTTGGTCATACCAACCTTCTTCTGGGGAGCTGTGTCCATGTGACAGAATGCGCTCAATTCGAACATTGTCATTACTAATGAGCTCTGTGAACACCTCATTGGGTAACGATGAAGGGATATCAGCGTGGATATTGGGCATCGAGCTCTCCTCGTTCTTTAATCATTGTCATGCGGTGGGTTTACTGCATTACAGCAGGCTCAAACTCTAAGCTATCGCATTCTTTTTGAAGTAAAATCGGTAATAGCCGACCAAGTTACTGCAAATAAACAGGGCTTCCATGACCACCGCCGTTGGAGAGCCAACCAGATAGTTATGAATCAACCAAAAGCTAGTTCCGATGATCATTAGCTCTCTTAATCGACGGTCATCCTTATTAAACGCAGCAAAGGTTTGAAACACAGAAGCAAAGCAACTCAGTATGCTGGTCAGCCCAGAGTATGTGACTGCTGTCGCCACCACAGACATCGAACAGAACAAATACTTAAACTTGGACGAGGTAGAAAACACACTCGTCAAATAACGAATCGTGGCAATCGTCATTAAGCTTGCCGCCGTCCACTGCTCCAATAGAATAAAGTGACTTGAAATAAGCACGCCCGCAAAGAACAAACACGTGACGATTTTCTTCCTTTCCTTGAACTGGAATGACAGAAGATCAAAGCAAATCGCAATGGCGACTAAGACTTGAGATAGATAAAACGCTGACACAGTGATTCCTTCAATAATAACTAACGCCCTAACGGCCTCGTTCAAACATCAATAATCGAACGAGCGCGCTGATGAGCTCAAACAGCTACAGCCAATAACACCTTAAAGCTTTAACACACCACTGATCACAGTCGTAGCAGAGCCAATCAGCTTTATGCGCCCGTTCTCTAATAGTTCGGTCGACATGTACCCGCCACGACGTGATGCCTGATACGCACTGAAACTGCGTTTGTTTAACTTCTCAGCCCAATGCTGCGTGAGAGCGCAATGCGCCGAGCCAGTAACCGGGTCCTCATTAACACCCACCCAAGGAGCAAAGTAACGAGAAACAAAGTCGAGATCAGGATTCGACGACAGTGCCGTCACAACAACCCCTCGTCCCTTCATACCTTTCAAGGCATCAAAGTTGGGTGCCAGCGCCAACAACACGTGTTCGTCAGTCACTTCGATTAACTGCTTAGAATCAAACTCTCTAAACGAAACGGCTTGATCCAGTGATAAGCCAAGATGCTCTAACAATGTGAGGTTGAGTTCAGAGTCCGAAGATAACTGACTCGAAGATAGCTGGTTCGAAGATAATTGGGTACTAGGGAAATCAAGCTCA contains:
- a CDS encoding YgjV family protein, which codes for MSAFYLSQVLVAIAICFDLLSFQFKERKKIVTCLFFAGVLISSHFILLEQWTAASLMTIATIRYLTSVFSTSSKFKYLFCSMSVVATAVTYSGLTSILSCFASVFQTFAAFNKDDRRLRELMIIGTSFWLIHNYLVGSPTAVVMEALFICSNLVGYYRFYFKKNAIA
- a CDS encoding Crp/Fnr family transcriptional regulator — its product is MLEPTISEQIQWPCELPQELIDSLVEIAVFKTGIHSLEITQKFQNLPGVFYILSGSAGICFSTENMKSLSGGVIGKGDWMGALTIHAEYNLFAVAEEVEPISMILFPADKVLELAEEQCMVFKWLLHCGTRAQSIWMQAYLSSIHEKEQKTIYVLLELAARQTNITGATVSINVSQTQLSTITGISRSRLNEVLKGIEQAGLVTIQRGKVFISDIEGLYERISPMNLMMRNPVEDIKP
- a CDS encoding DUF7661 family protein, encoding MFLKFQVFHQSMLIQRKGEEWLLYRESDTSMHSRVYDVVIPSDLAEEELARYLADIYHEFASEKYPSVTRVV
- a CDS encoding adenosine deaminase yields the protein MNAFIQGLPKVELHLHIEGSLEPELLFQLAQRNGIDLPYSSPEQLRRAYEFDDLQSFLDIYYQGADALRTEQDFYDLTWAYLERCKADNVIHTEIFFDPQTHTDRGIAFDTVINGIHRALEQGEKELGITSQIIACFLRHLSEESAIQTFADVLKHQDKIIGVGLDSSELGHPPEKFKRVFQQAKQAGFLTVAHAGEEGPAQNIIDAIEMLNVSRVDHGVQCMTDGALIAELIETKMPLTVCPLSNIKLRVFDVMEEHNIVELLRKGVAVTINSDDPAYFGGYMSDNFNAVSQAHEMTQQELAQFTLNAIEASFIEESLKQQYRDVVQAYLEQVSDL
- a CDS encoding fasciclin domain-containing protein, which codes for MFNHLSKTLSVLVATLLFTVFAHANHHGMKKDIVDVAAENGSFTTLVAAVKAAGLVDTLKGDGPFTVFAPTDEAFAALPEGTVDMLLKPEHKDKLVAVLTYHVVPGKIMAAEVMKLNSAVTVQGEAVMVGIDHGSVMINKAKVVMPDVEASNGVIHVIDAVLLPK
- a CDS encoding GNAT family N-acetyltransferase, whose product is MVRIRNYQPSDSKALWEIYFHTVRNINVRDYSQEQVEAWAPSDFDSELWEKCLRRIQPFVAELDGRVVGYTDLQPSGLIDHFFCHHEYQGKGVGRALMEHVFSVGRVRGVSRYFSEVSITARPFYEHLGFKVVNEQEVDMRGVKLTNYVMEKVVQ
- a CDS encoding cupin domain-containing protein gives rise to the protein MPNIHADIPSSLPNEVFTELISNDNVRIERILSHGHSSPEEGWYDQDEHEWVMVIEGQGVIEFEDGRVVTLSKGDYINIAARDKHKVQGTDKDAVTIWLAVFYR
- a CDS encoding PhzF family phenazine biosynthesis protein → MDLEIYQVDSFTTQAFKGNPAGVCISPELLDESLMFSIAEEMAVSETAFLALNSMTLKWFTPEVEVKLCGHGTLATVHVMKEQGLVKAGDSVAFNTLSGELSATVGESSIELDFPSTQLSSNQLSSSQLSSDSELNLTLLEHLGLSLDQAVSFREFDSKQLIEVTDEHVLLALAPNFDALKGMKGRGVVVTALSSNPDLDFVSRYFAPWVGVNEDPVTGSAHCALTQHWAEKLNKRSFSAYQASRRGGYMSTELLENGRIKLIGSATTVISGVLKL
- a CDS encoding response regulator transcription factor, with product MKDNQFDSFEELLSHQTNILTACQPKDFDSTFALLAREALTWFKLDRLTLFPNSMILLDTGKSISVSKTDTPPLEMERFLKGNYLDYLKLLRSKECWQLFPEETLKNHKLDPLRVLYEEGAHWHGIVSLSLFGQQWGAIGFSRFNRYDTPIEAADMKRIKLLSDIWLCFWQHSKMTRSVTSDEENNINESEKLLLLTKKQCTVLTQLAQGYTAKQCAEILFLSPRTIESHKYRMLDILELDNHTELIQFALRNGFGIDNK
- a CDS encoding DUF2860 family protein — translated: MRFVLPVVFSAFASMPAYSGLAPSEGFSGNFSVLAGFYSDSSNLSTEQNSNQATNTMEGDSENQGLLGFLGTVQYTFGESLTHQVYAGTTREDIATGTIAFEIGYRHQLSGGTILDVSVLPTLISGKAWSDPYAVGVNRNETDVKGNVGRLQLTNIGGTAFQTDFAIGESDVDDELSGTLGTQPIAAQDAALLDRERSYLYAKAGYRFILPNQSGLLVPSMVYFNSDAEGGALSFDSYGIELNYAKRIGRHGFVVTLDASDRQYDEANPIYGKTREENEYGAFLAYEFGGLMGYEDWSFITLLGLRTIDSNIDFYNSEQVLASVGVDYKF
- a CDS encoding GNAT family N-acetyltransferase, which encodes MEIQIRHLELTDNKDIFDIYRYPSVSENTSQKPFLSSDQVERLFGHLDHFTLVAEVSGKVVGHITLFMTTKVRDRHCAGLGIAIHPDNHGQGVGKALMQEAINQADNWLNLVRLELEVHADNHGAIALYERAGFQLEGTKRLSTFKNGKYIDMLLMSRIRPDYL